Proteins encoded by one window of Maliibacterium massiliense:
- the metK gene encoding methionine adenosyltransferase: protein MSRHAFYSSESVTEGHPDKLCDQVSDAVLDALLAQDPASRVACETCATTGLVLVMGEITTAGYADIPSIVRETVREIGYVGNDMGFDANTCAVMTSIDEQSPDIAMGVDVALEKRKGERDDLDETGAGDQGMMFGFACDQTPELMPLPIMTAHRLCRQLAGVRKSGKLDYLRPDGKGLVNVAYEDERPVHIDTVVLSAQHNDKVSQGQLHEDLLREVILPTMPQGLFDDDTRILINPTGRFFVGGPQGDSGLTGRKLIVDSYGGYARHGGGAFSGKDPTKVDRSGAYAARYVAKNIVAAKLARACEVALCYAIGVAQPVAVQINTFGTGVRSDEAISAAVRRVFDLRPAAIIRQLDLRRPIYKQVAAYGHFGRDDLDLPWEKCDRVDALVRAL, encoded by the coding sequence ATGAGCAGACATGCGTTTTATTCCAGTGAATCGGTGACCGAGGGCCATCCCGATAAGCTGTGCGACCAGGTTTCCGATGCGGTGCTCGACGCGCTGCTGGCGCAGGACCCCGCATCGCGCGTGGCGTGCGAGACGTGCGCTACCACCGGCCTTGTGCTGGTGATGGGGGAGATCACCACGGCCGGCTACGCGGATATCCCCAGCATCGTGCGCGAGACGGTGCGCGAGATCGGCTACGTGGGCAACGATATGGGCTTTGACGCCAACACCTGCGCAGTGATGACCAGCATCGACGAGCAGTCGCCCGATATTGCCATGGGCGTGGACGTGGCGCTGGAAAAGCGCAAGGGAGAGAGGGACGATCTGGACGAGACCGGCGCGGGCGACCAGGGTATGATGTTCGGCTTTGCCTGCGACCAGACGCCCGAGTTGATGCCCCTGCCCATCATGACCGCGCACCGGCTGTGCCGCCAGCTTGCGGGCGTGCGCAAATCGGGCAAGCTGGACTACCTGCGCCCCGACGGCAAGGGCCTGGTCAATGTGGCCTATGAGGACGAGAGGCCGGTGCACATCGACACGGTGGTGCTCTCGGCGCAGCACAACGACAAGGTTAGCCAAGGCCAGCTGCACGAGGACCTGCTGCGCGAGGTCATCCTGCCCACCATGCCCCAAGGCCTCTTTGACGACGACACCCGCATCCTGATCAACCCCACCGGCCGCTTTTTTGTGGGCGGGCCGCAGGGCGATTCCGGCCTGACGGGCCGCAAATTGATCGTGGATTCCTACGGCGGCTATGCCCGCCACGGCGGCGGCGCCTTCTCGGGCAAGGATCCCACCAAGGTGGACCGCTCGGGCGCCTACGCGGCGCGCTACGTGGCCAAGAACATCGTGGCGGCCAAGCTTGCGCGCGCCTGCGAGGTGGCGCTGTGCTACGCCATCGGCGTGGCCCAGCCCGTGGCCGTGCAGATCAACACCTTCGGCACGGGCGTGCGCAGCGATGAGGCGATCTCCGCAGCGGTGCGCCGCGTGTTTGACCTGCGCCCCGCGGCGATCATCCGCCAGCTGGACCTGCGCCGCCCCATCTACAAGCAGGTGGCGGCCTACGGGCACTTCGGCCGCGACGATTTGGATTTGCCGTGGGAGAAATGCGACCGCGTGGACGCGCTTGTGCGCGCGCTGTAG